The Pseudomonas sp. FP198 genomic interval CGCATCCTCGGCCCGACCATCATGCGCCTGATGGACATCATGCTCGCCCTGCCCTCGCTGCTGCTGGCCGTGGCGATCGTCGCCATCCTCGGCCCTGGCCTGATCAACACCGTGATCGCCATCGCCATCGTCTCGCTGCCTTCCTACGTGCGCCTGACCCGCGCCGCCGTGATGGGTGAGCTGAACCGCGACTACGTGACCGCCGCCCGCCTGGCCGGTGCCGGCCTGCCGCGCCTGATGTTCATCACCGTGCTGCCCAACTGCATGGCACCGCTGATCGTCCAGGCGACCCTGAGTTTCTCCTCGGCGATCCTCGACGCCGCCGCCCTGGGCTTCCTCGGCCTTGGCGTGCAGCCCCCAACCCCTGAGTGGGGCACCATGCTGGCCTCGGCCCGCGACTACATCGAACGCGCCTGGTGGGTCGTGAGCCTGCCCGGCCTGACCATTTTGCTCAGCGTGCTGGCAATCAACCTGATGGGCGACGGTCTGCGCGATGCGCTGGACCCGAAACTCAAGAATGCCGCCTGAGGAGATTCCCATGTCATTGCTAGAAATCAAGAATCTCAACGTCCGCTTCGGCGACGCCACCGCCGTGCCGGTGGTCGACGGCCTGGACCTGAGCGTGGATAAAGGCGAGGTCCTGGCGATCGTCGGCGAATCCGGCTCGGGTAAATCCGTGACCATGATGGCGCTGATGGGCCTGATCGAGCACCCCGGTATCGTCACCGCCGACGCGCTGAACTTCGACGGCAAGAACATGCTCAAGCTGAGCAACCGCCAGCGCCGGCAGATCGTCGGCAAGGACCTGGCGATGGTTTTCCAGGATCCGATGACCGCGCTCAACCCCAGCTACACCGTGGGTTTCCAGATCGAAGAAGTGCTGCGCCTGCACCTGAAGATGTCCGGCAAGGCCGCCCGCAAGCGCGCCATCGAACTACTGGAAAAAGTCGAGATCCCGGGCGCCGCCAGCCGCATGGACGCTTACCCGCATCAACTGTCCGGCGGCATGAGCCAGCGCGTGGCGATTGCCATGGCGATTGCCGGCGAGCCGAAACTGCTGATCGCCGACGAACCGACCACTGCTCTGGACGTGACCATCCAGGCGCAGATCATGGATCTGCTGCTGGCCCTGCAGAAAGAGCAGGACATGGGCCTGGTGCTGATCACCCACGACCTCGCCGTCGTGGCTGAAACCGCCCAGCGCGTGTGCGTGATGTACGCCGGCCAGGCCGTGGAAGTGGGCAAGGTGCCGCAGCTGTTCGACATCCCGGCCCACCCGTACAGCGAAGCACTGCTGGCGGCGATTCCGGAGCACAGCATGGGCGCCGAGCGCCTGGCGACCTTGCCGGGCATCGTCCCCGGTCGCTACGACCGCCCACAAGGCTGCCTGCTGTCGCCGCGCTGCCCGTACGTGCGCGACAACTGCCGCCAGGAGCGCCCTGCGCTCGATCCGAAATCCAACAGCCTCGCCCGCTGCTTCTATCCGTTGAACCAGGAGGTGGCGTGATGGCCGTCGTACTTACCGCCCGTGACCTGACCCGTCATTACGAAGTGTCCCGTGGCATGTTCAAGGGCCATGCGACCGTGCGCGCCCTCAACGGTGTGTCGTTTGAACTGGAAGCCGGCAAGACCCTGGCCGTGGTGGGTGAATCCGGTTGCGGCAAATCCACCCTCGCCCGGGCCCTGACGCTGATCGAAGAGCCGTCCGCCGGTTCCTTGAAAATCGCCGGCCAGGAAGTGGCCGGCGCCAACAAGGCCGAGCGCAAGCAACTGCGCAAAGACGTGCAGATGGTCTTCCAGAGTCCTTATGCGTCCCTCAACCCGCGGCAGAAAATCGGTGATCAACTGGCCGAGCCGTTGCTGATCAACACCAACCTTTCGGCCACCGAGCGTCGCGACAAAGTCCAGGCGATGATGAAGCAGGTGGGCCTGCGCCCCGAGCATTACCAGCGCTATCCGCATATGTTCTCCGGCGGCCAGCGCCAGCGCATCGCCCTGGCCCGCGCCATGATGCTGCAACCCAAGGTGCTGGTGGCGGACGAACCAACCTCGGCGCTGGACGTGTCGATCCAGGCGCAGGTGCTGAACCTGTTCATGGACCTGCAACAGGAATTCAACACCGCCTACGTGTTCATCTCCCACAACCTGGCGGTGGTGCAGCATGTCGCCGACGACGTGATGGTGATGTACCTCGGCCGCCCGGTGGAAATGGGCCCCAACGAATCCATCTACAGCCGCCCTCTGCACCCCTACACCCAGGCGCTGCTGTCGGCCACGCCGACCATCCATCCGGACCCGAACAAGCCGAAGATCAAGATCGTCGGCGAACTGCCCAACCCGCTCAACCCACCGTCCGGCTGCGCCTTCCACAAGCGCTGCCCGTACGCGACCGAGCGTTGCAAAACCGAAGAGCCGGCGCTGCGGCCGCTCGATAACCGTTTGGTGGCGTGTCACTACGCGGAGCGGTTCCTCGACGGCGCGGCGTAAGGCTAAAGGACAGCAAAGCACTTAAGGCAAAAAAGCCTTTGTGGCGAGGGAGCTTGCTCCCGCTGGGCCGGTCCGACGCTTCGGGCGTAGCAGGCCCAAAAAGAGGGTCCGCTTTGCGGCCCAGCGGGAGCAAGCTCCCTCGCCACAGGAAATAAAAAACCCTCCAGACCGACTCGGGCTGGAGGGTTTTTTATGCAGGGCATCTACGTCTGGCTGTCGCCCTCTTCATCCTCATCGTCATCCGGCGGATCAACTGGCGAATTATCATCATCCTCGCCATCGTCCGGATCGCCTGCGTCCGCATCGGTCGCGGCAAGCATGAACTCGCCTTGAACCACCGAGCCACTCGACGCGTGCTTCTCGTGCTCATCGCATTCGGCCCACGCAGCGGTGGAACCGAGGGACAGCATCACCAACACCTTTAGAAAAAACATCATGCGCAGCAGCTTATTCATAGCCAATTCCTTCTTTACCGGAGAAAGCCGGGGCCGACGGTGCTCAGGAAATATTGTTCCGAACAGACCGGTTCATCAGATAGGACGCCACGCAACAGCCAGAAATGCCGCTCTTCTAAAGATTGGTTTCGAATAAGGTCTATTCCCAAACCCACTAACATCACAGCATCCAGGCAAGCTGACCCACCGCCATCGCGAGCAAGCTCGCACAGGGATTATGGGGTGGCCGGCGGATCGGAAGACTAGCGCGGGACTAATGTGGGAGCGAGCTTGCTCGCGATGACGGCGGCACATCCAAAATGGATATGGCTGACACTCCGCTTTCGCGAGCAGGCTCGCTCCCACAGGTTTTCGGTTTAGACGCCTGGGGCTTAGTGATGCTCACGCGTCGCGCGGAATTTCACATCTGGCCAGCGCTCTTCCATCAGCGCCAGGTTGACCCGTGTTGGCGCCAGGTAGGTCAAATGCCCGCCGCCGTCCAGCGCGAGGTTTTCCACGGCCTTGTTGGAAAATTCCTCGAGTTTTTTCTTGTCGTCGCATTCAATCCAGCGGGCGGAATACACGGTGATCGGCTCGTAGGAGCACTCGACCTTGTATTCCTCTTTCAGGCGACTGGCGACGACGTCGAACTGCAGCACACCGACGGCGCCGAGGATGATGTCGTTGCTGCGCTCCGGGAAGAACACCTGGGTGGCGCCCTCTTCGGCCAACTGCTGGAGGCCCTGGCGCAGTTGCTTGGACTTGAGCGGATCCTTCAGCCGTACGCGGCGGAAAAGTTCCGGGGCGAAATGCGGGATGCCCGTAAAACCCAGGGCTTCGCCTTCGGTGAAGGTGTCGCCGATCTGGATGGTGCCGTGGTTGTGCAACCCGATGATGTCACCGGCGAAGGCCTCTTCCAGTTGCTCGCGTTCCGAGGAGAAGAAGGTCAGGGCGTCGCCGATGCGCACGTCCTTGCCGGTGCGCACGTGGCGCATCTTCATGCCTTTTTCGTATTTGCCGGAGCAGATGCGCATGAAGGCGATGCGGTCGCGGTGCTTGGGGTCCATGTTCGCCTGGATCTTGAACACGAAGCCTGCGAATTTCTCTTCCACCGGCTCCACGGTGCGCTCGTTGGCAACGCGTGGCAGCGGGCGCGGGGCCCAATCGACGACGGCGTCGAGCACATGGTCGACGCCGAAGTTGCCCAGGGCGGTCCCGAAGAACACCGGGGTCAGTTGGCCGTCGAGAAATTCCTGCTGGTTGAATTCATGGCAGGCGCCCTGCACCAGTTCCAGTTGCTCGACAAAGCGCTCGTACTCGTCGCCCAGGTGCGCGCGGGCCTCGTCGGAGTCGAGCTTCTCGATGATCTTGGTTTCGGTACGTTCATGACCGTGGCCGGCGGTGTAGACGATGATGTAGTCGTCGGCCAGGTGGTAGACGCCCTTGAAGTCGCGGTAGCAACCGATCGGCCAGGTGATCGGCGCGGCCTTGATCTTCAGGACCGCTTCGATTTCGTCGAGCAGTTCGATCGGGTCGCGAATGTCGCGGTCGAGCTTGTTGATGAAGCTGACGATCGGCGTGTCCCGCAGACGGCAGACGTCCATCAGCGCGATGGTCCGTGGCTCGACGCCTTTACCGCCGTCGAGGACCATCAAGGCCGAGTCCACCGCGGTCAGCGTGCGGTAGGTGTCTTCGGAGAAGTCTTCGTGGCCCGGGGTGTCGAGCAGGTTGATCATGTGGTCGCGATACGGGAACTGCATGACCGAGGTGGTAATGGAAATACCCCGCTGCTTTTCCATCTCCATCCAGTCGGAGGTGGCATGACGGTCGGACTTGCGGGATTTCACCGTGCCGGCCACCGCAATCGCCTTGCCCATCAGCAAGAGCTTTTCG includes:
- a CDS encoding ABC transporter permease subunit; the protein is MSTPTTAVAVDQSLLYPSPYKEFWHAFSRNKGAVAGLMFMILIVFCALFAPWVAPHDPSEQYRDFLLTPPAWLEGGQMQFLLGTDELGRDLLSRLIQGSRLSLLIGLSSVVMSLIPGILLGLFAGFFPRILGPTIMRLMDIMLALPSLLLAVAIVAILGPGLINTVIAIAIVSLPSYVRLTRAAVMGELNRDYVTAARLAGAGLPRLMFITVLPNCMAPLIVQATLSFSSAILDAAALGFLGLGVQPPTPEWGTMLASARDYIERAWWVVSLPGLTILLSVLAINLMGDGLRDALDPKLKNAA
- a CDS encoding ABC transporter ATP-binding protein, coding for MSLLEIKNLNVRFGDATAVPVVDGLDLSVDKGEVLAIVGESGSGKSVTMMALMGLIEHPGIVTADALNFDGKNMLKLSNRQRRQIVGKDLAMVFQDPMTALNPSYTVGFQIEEVLRLHLKMSGKAARKRAIELLEKVEIPGAASRMDAYPHQLSGGMSQRVAIAMAIAGEPKLLIADEPTTALDVTIQAQIMDLLLALQKEQDMGLVLITHDLAVVAETAQRVCVMYAGQAVEVGKVPQLFDIPAHPYSEALLAAIPEHSMGAERLATLPGIVPGRYDRPQGCLLSPRCPYVRDNCRQERPALDPKSNSLARCFYPLNQEVA
- a CDS encoding peptide ABC transporter ATP-binding protein codes for the protein MAVVLTARDLTRHYEVSRGMFKGHATVRALNGVSFELEAGKTLAVVGESGCGKSTLARALTLIEEPSAGSLKIAGQEVAGANKAERKQLRKDVQMVFQSPYASLNPRQKIGDQLAEPLLINTNLSATERRDKVQAMMKQVGLRPEHYQRYPHMFSGGQRQRIALARAMMLQPKVLVADEPTSALDVSIQAQVLNLFMDLQQEFNTAYVFISHNLAVVQHVADDVMVMYLGRPVEMGPNESIYSRPLHPYTQALLSATPTIHPDPNKPKIKIVGELPNPLNPPSGCAFHKRCPYATERCKTEEPALRPLDNRLVACHYAERFLDGAA
- a CDS encoding peptide chain release factor 3, translated to MTKQAAEVAKRRTFAIISHPDAGKTTITEKLLLMGKAIAVAGTVKSRKSDRHATSDWMEMEKQRGISITTSVMQFPYRDHMINLLDTPGHEDFSEDTYRTLTAVDSALMVLDGGKGVEPRTIALMDVCRLRDTPIVSFINKLDRDIRDPIELLDEIEAVLKIKAAPITWPIGCYRDFKGVYHLADDYIIVYTAGHGHERTETKIIEKLDSDEARAHLGDEYERFVEQLELVQGACHEFNQQEFLDGQLTPVFFGTALGNFGVDHVLDAVVDWAPRPLPRVANERTVEPVEEKFAGFVFKIQANMDPKHRDRIAFMRICSGKYEKGMKMRHVRTGKDVRIGDALTFFSSEREQLEEAFAGDIIGLHNHGTIQIGDTFTEGEALGFTGIPHFAPELFRRVRLKDPLKSKQLRQGLQQLAEEGATQVFFPERSNDIILGAVGVLQFDVVASRLKEEYKVECSYEPITVYSARWIECDDKKKLEEFSNKAVENLALDGGGHLTYLAPTRVNLALMEERWPDVKFRATREHH